The Flavobacterium piscisymbiosum genome includes a region encoding these proteins:
- a CDS encoding peptide chain release factor 3: MSFLKEIQRRRTFGIISHPDAGKTTLTEKLLLFGGAIQEAGAVKNNKIKKGATSDFMEIERQRGISVSTSVLAFNYKEKKINILDTPGHKDFAEDTFRTLTAVDSVIVVIDVAKGVEEQTEKLVAVCRMRNIPMIVFINKLDREGKDAFDLMDEVEQKLGLTVTPLSFPIGMGYDFQGIYNLWEQNINLFSGDSRKNIEETIAFSDVQSPELEKIIGAKPADRLREELELIDEVYPKFDRQDYLDGKLQPVFFGSALNNFGVRELLDCFVTIAPSPRPKDSETRLVDPTEEKMTGFVFKIHANMDPKHRDRLAFIKIVSGTFERNKPYYHVRQKKNLKFSSPNAFFAEKKEIVDISYPGDIVGLHDTGNFKIGDTLTEGEIMSFKGIPSFSPEHFRYINNADPMKAKQLEKGVDQLMDEGVAQLFTLEMNNRKVIGTVGALQYEVIQYRLEHEYGAKCTYENFPVHKACWVKPDDAKNDEFKEFKRIKQKFLAHDKYGQLVFLADSDFTIQMTQNKYPSVKLFFTSEFD; this comes from the coding sequence ATGAGCTTTTTAAAAGAAATACAACGCAGAAGAACATTTGGAATTATATCGCATCCCGATGCCGGTAAAACAACATTAACAGAGAAGTTATTGTTATTTGGAGGGGCAATTCAGGAAGCAGGAGCTGTAAAAAACAATAAAATAAAAAAAGGAGCAACGAGTGATTTCATGGAAATCGAACGCCAAAGAGGTATTTCGGTTTCGACATCTGTACTTGCTTTTAATTATAAAGAAAAAAAAATCAACATTCTTGATACTCCGGGACACAAGGATTTTGCCGAAGATACTTTTAGAACTTTAACCGCTGTTGATAGTGTTATCGTTGTAATCGACGTTGCAAAAGGGGTTGAGGAACAAACTGAAAAATTAGTCGCAGTTTGTAGAATGAGGAATATCCCGATGATTGTTTTCATCAATAAATTAGACCGTGAAGGAAAAGATGCTTTTGACTTAATGGATGAAGTAGAACAAAAACTTGGACTTACAGTTACTCCTTTGAGTTTCCCTATTGGTATGGGTTATGACTTTCAGGGAATTTATAATTTATGGGAGCAAAACATTAATCTTTTTAGTGGAGATAGCCGTAAAAACATCGAAGAAACTATTGCCTTCTCTGATGTTCAAAGCCCTGAACTAGAAAAAATTATTGGTGCAAAACCAGCTGACAGATTACGTGAAGAATTAGAGTTAATTGACGAAGTATATCCAAAATTTGATCGTCAGGATTATTTAGACGGAAAATTACAGCCTGTATTTTTTGGTTCAGCTTTGAATAATTTTGGAGTTCGCGAATTATTAGATTGTTTCGTAACGATCGCTCCGTCTCCTAGACCAAAAGATTCTGAAACTCGTTTAGTAGATCCTACTGAAGAAAAAATGACCGGTTTTGTTTTTAAAATCCACGCTAATATGGACCCAAAGCACAGAGACCGTTTGGCTTTTATAAAAATTGTTTCAGGAACTTTCGAAAGAAACAAACCTTATTACCACGTTCGCCAAAAGAAAAATTTAAAATTCTCCAGCCCGAATGCCTTTTTTGCTGAGAAAAAAGAAATCGTCGATATTTCGTATCCAGGAGACATTGTAGGTTTGCACGATACAGGAAACTTTAAAATTGGTGATACTTTGACAGAAGGTGAAATCATGAGTTTCAAAGGAATTCCGAGTTTCTCTCCAGAACACTTTAGATATATCAATAATGCTGATCCTATGAAAGCTAAGCAATTAGAAAAAGGAGTTGATCAGTTGATGGATGAAGGTGTGGCGCAGTTGTTTACTTTAGAAATGAACAACCGTAAAGTGATCGGAACTGTTGGAGCACTTCAATACGAGGTTATTCAGTATCGTTTAGAGCATGAATACGGTGCTAAATGTACTTACGAAAACTTCCCTGTTCATAAAGCGTGTTGGGTAAAACCTGACGATGCTAAAAATGATGAATTTAAAGAATTCAAACGTATTAAACAGAAATTCTTAGCTCATGATAAATACGGTCAATTAGTTTTCTTAGCTGATTCTGACTTTACAATTCAAATGACCCAAAATAAATATCCAAGTGTGAAGTTATTCTTTACTTCAGAATTTGATTAA
- a CDS encoding alpha-amylase codes for MKKPILKIYLLALTTAFFYSCSQNETSEADSRAESHQFEIINVTHHDGKPFSTGTSNSSTGKYVDNPGGGVMMQAFYWDVPAGGNWWNTVSSKVTAWGNAGIGSIWLPPASKAQNGAFSMGYDPTDYFDFGDYNQNGSVETRFGSKAELVSLITNAHTENIKVYADIVINHNSGGQSEANPFTGTNTWTSFSGVSSGKFPRTYNDFYKNSYGNNDEGSFGGFPDLCHAAPNVQNWLWLRADGVGKYYKNTMKFDGWRFDYVKGFGAWVVNSWNANVGGFSVGELWDSNVNVLNDWANNANSSVFDFACYYKMNDAFDGNNLALLNDDMMWKRNPYKAVTFVTNHDTDEISNKLLAYSYILTHEGYPTIFYRDYEEWLDKNKLNNLIWIHNNKATGTTSILYADDDEYIARRNGYNGNPGLVVYINNSNSWQERWIQTNWANAQIKDFTGASTWFPTTQADKWVKIQCPPKGYSVWSLNQ; via the coding sequence ATGAAAAAACCTATTCTAAAGATTTATTTACTTGCATTAACAACTGCATTCTTCTATTCGTGTTCTCAAAACGAAACCAGCGAAGCAGACTCAAGAGCTGAAAGTCATCAGTTTGAAATCATTAATGTTACACATCACGACGGAAAACCTTTTAGTACAGGAACTTCTAATTCATCAACAGGAAAGTATGTTGACAATCCCGGAGGTGGCGTTATGATGCAGGCTTTTTATTGGGATGTACCTGCCGGAGGAAACTGGTGGAATACCGTAAGTAGTAAAGTAACTGCCTGGGGTAATGCAGGAATTGGATCTATTTGGCTTCCACCAGCTTCTAAGGCTCAAAACGGAGCTTTTTCTATGGGATACGATCCAACAGATTATTTTGATTTTGGAGATTATAACCAAAATGGTTCTGTAGAAACCCGATTTGGTTCAAAAGCTGAACTTGTAAGTTTAATTACCAATGCGCATACCGAAAATATAAAGGTATATGCTGATATCGTGATTAATCACAATAGTGGCGGACAATCTGAAGCGAATCCGTTTACAGGAACGAATACCTGGACCAGCTTTAGCGGAGTTTCTTCTGGAAAATTTCCACGTACTTACAATGATTTTTACAAAAATAGCTACGGTAATAACGACGAAGGCTCTTTTGGAGGTTTTCCCGATTTATGCCATGCGGCTCCAAATGTTCAAAATTGGTTGTGGTTAAGAGCCGACGGTGTTGGTAAATATTATAAAAATACCATGAAATTTGACGGCTGGAGATTTGATTACGTAAAAGGATTTGGTGCCTGGGTTGTTAACTCCTGGAATGCTAATGTAGGTGGCTTTTCGGTGGGAGAATTATGGGATTCGAATGTAAACGTATTAAATGACTGGGCAAATAATGCCAATAGTTCTGTATTCGATTTTGCGTGTTACTATAAAATGAATGATGCATTCGACGGAAATAATCTTGCGTTATTAAACGACGACATGATGTGGAAAAGAAATCCATACAAAGCCGTTACATTTGTTACCAATCACGATACAGATGAAATTTCGAACAAATTACTAGCGTATTCTTATATCCTAACTCATGAAGGATATCCAACAATATTCTACAGAGATTACGAAGAATGGCTGGATAAAAATAAATTAAACAACCTGATCTGGATTCACAACAACAAAGCTACAGGTACAACTTCGATTTTATATGCTGATGATGATGAATATATTGCCAGAAGAAATGGGTACAACGGAAACCCTGGATTAGTGGTTTACATCAATAACTCTAACTCCTGGCAAGAACGATGGATTCAGACCAATTGGGCAAATGCACAGATTAAAGATTTCACAGGAGCATCGACCTGGTTTCCAACAACACAAGCTGATAAATGGGTAAAAATTCAATGTCCGCCAAAAGGATATTCTGTTTGGTCGCTTAACCAATAA
- a CDS encoding peptidylprolyl isomerase yields the protein MLLKKLQLKTIDYKLVLTMCFLFFFNSIISAQEIIKDTVIQKPVQLTGQKQKIDGIIANVGDYIVLDSDIDKAYLEISAQGGSVKDITRCQMLGKLLEDKLYAHQAIQDSIVVSDAEIRGMMDDRLNYMIQQVGDINKVVAYYKKNSVEEFKTYFSDILKEQKLASEMTKKIVDAVEITPEEVRNFFKKIPKEELPTFGAEMEVAQIVVEPKVSAEDEQKVKDRLNAIRKDVLEGSSFATKAVLYSQDPGSSPNGGFYKMTRKTPFVKEFKDVAFSLGEGEVSEPFKTIFGYHIIIVEKIKGQEVELRHILISPTVSETALKDAKERIANIRTKIENKEITFAEAARTESDEKETRANGGTLINPNTQDTRFELTKMDPTLYSQVSNLKDNEISQPVLNTDDKGKKTYKLITITNRIDAHTADYAKDYTKIKELALKEKQITTISKWFDTKIKDTYIKIIGEYRDCNFVYNWLKK from the coding sequence ATGTTATTAAAAAAATTACAGTTAAAAACAATTGATTACAAATTAGTGTTGACAATGTGTTTTTTATTTTTTTTCAACTCAATCATTTCGGCTCAGGAAATTATTAAAGATACTGTGATCCAGAAACCAGTTCAACTAACTGGACAAAAGCAAAAAATTGACGGTATTATAGCCAATGTGGGAGATTACATTGTTTTAGATTCAGATATTGATAAAGCATATTTAGAAATTAGTGCTCAGGGAGGTTCTGTAAAAGATATTACAAGATGCCAGATGCTTGGTAAACTTTTAGAAGATAAATTGTACGCACACCAGGCGATTCAGGATAGTATCGTAGTAAGTGATGCAGAAATAAGAGGCATGATGGATGATCGATTGAATTATATGATTCAACAGGTAGGAGATATCAATAAAGTAGTTGCTTATTACAAAAAAAATTCGGTAGAGGAGTTCAAAACTTATTTTTCGGATATCTTAAAGGAGCAAAAATTAGCTTCTGAAATGACGAAGAAAATTGTCGACGCAGTAGAAATTACTCCGGAAGAAGTTCGTAATTTCTTTAAGAAAATACCAAAAGAGGAATTGCCGACTTTTGGAGCTGAGATGGAAGTAGCTCAAATCGTTGTAGAGCCAAAAGTTTCTGCAGAAGATGAGCAAAAGGTAAAAGACAGATTAAATGCCATAAGAAAAGATGTTCTTGAAGGATCTAGTTTTGCAACCAAAGCAGTTTTGTATTCGCAAGATCCCGGATCTTCACCAAATGGAGGGTTTTATAAAATGACCAGAAAAACTCCATTCGTAAAAGAATTTAAAGATGTTGCTTTTAGTTTAGGAGAAGGAGAAGTTTCAGAACCTTTTAAAACTATTTTTGGGTACCATATTATTATAGTAGAAAAAATCAAAGGGCAGGAAGTTGAACTACGTCATATTTTGATTTCGCCTACAGTTTCTGAGACAGCTTTGAAAGATGCTAAGGAAAGAATTGCGAATATCAGAACTAAAATAGAAAACAAAGAAATTACTTTTGCTGAAGCTGCAAGAACAGAATCTGACGAAAAAGAAACAAGAGCAAACGGTGGAACATTGATAAATCCTAATACTCAGGATACACGTTTTGAGTTGACTAAAATGGATCCAACTTTATATAGCCAGGTTTCTAACCTGAAAGATAATGAGATTTCTCAGCCGGTTTTAAATACAGATGATAAAGGTAAAAAGACTTACAAGTTAATCACTATCACTAATAGAATTGACGCGCATACTGCTGATTATGCTAAAGATTATACTAAGATTAAAGAATTAGCATTGAAAGAAAAACAAATTACAACAATCTCAAAGTGGTTTGATACTAAAATAAAAGATACTTACATTAAAATTATTGGAGAGTACAGAGATTGTAACTTTGTATACAACTGGTTGAAAAAATAA